A single Arachidicoccus sp. BS20 DNA region contains:
- the aroQ gene encoding type II 3-dehydroquinate dehydratase, translated as MQIAIINGPNLNLLGTREPEIYGSLTFEQYYEKLKKKYPQIEFHYFQSNVEGELINEIQRVGFSFDGIILNPGGYTHTSVALGDCIASVKTLVIEVHISNVHAREEFRKISHVSAKAKGTIAGLGLKGYELAVNYFSEK; from the coding sequence ATGCAAATCGCTATCATCAACGGACCGAACTTGAATTTATTAGGAACTCGCGAACCTGAAATCTACGGCTCGCTTACGTTTGAACAATATTATGAAAAACTGAAAAAGAAATATCCACAGATTGAATTTCATTATTTTCAATCAAACGTTGAAGGCGAACTGATTAATGAAATTCAGCGTGTAGGTTTTTCTTTTGACGGCATTATTTTAAATCCCGGCGGTTATACACATACGTCTGTTGCGCTGGGCGACTGCATTGCATCGGTAAAAACGCTTGTGATTGAAGTACATATCTCCAACGTTCATGCACGAGAAGAATTTCGTAAAATATCGCACGTTTCGGCAAAAGCAAAAGGTACAATAGCCGGACTTGGATTAAAAGGTTATGAGCTTGCCGTGAATTATTTTTCGGAAAAATAA
- a CDS encoding HD domain-containing protein, with protein MNKNISIVETTKFFVQRTLQNAEGGHDWQHINRVYKNAMKIAEQEICNKEIVALAALLHDIADSKFHNGDEEIGAKTAEKFLKENNVNEDIVNAVVQIIKNVSFKGGKEKRSYSTVELDIVQDADRLDALGAIGIARAFNYGGFKNREIFNPDIPPDLNMDKEAYKKSTAPTINHFYEKLLLLKDLMNTETGKQLAEERHEFMKLYLRHFFEEVGEKAFEI; from the coding sequence ATGAACAAGAATATTTCAATTGTAGAAACTACGAAATTTTTCGTACAACGAACTTTGCAAAACGCCGAAGGTGGACACGACTGGCAACATATTAACCGCGTATATAAAAATGCTATGAAGATTGCAGAGCAGGAAATCTGTAACAAAGAGATTGTGGCGCTTGCTGCTTTGCTGCATGATATTGCCGACAGTAAATTTCACAACGGCGATGAAGAAATAGGTGCGAAGACAGCCGAAAAGTTTCTGAAAGAAAACAATGTGAATGAAGATATAGTTAATGCCGTCGTCCAAATTATCAAAAATGTCTCCTTCAAAGGGGGAAAAGAAAAACGCAGTTATTCAACTGTTGAGTTAGATATTGTGCAGGATGCGGACAGGCTCGATGCGCTTGGAGCGATTGGTATTGCACGCGCGTTCAATTATGGCGGATTCAAAAACCGGGAAATTTTTAATCCTGATATTCCGCCCGATTTGAATATGGATAAGGAAGCTTACAAAAAAAGTACGGCGCCTACGATTAATCATTTTTATGAAAAACTCTTATTGCTGAAAGATTTGATGAATACCGAAACAGGAAAGCAACTTGCCGAAGAAAGACACGAATTTATGAAATTGTATCTCCGACATTTTTTTGAAGAAGTAGGAGAGAAGGCGTTTGAAATATAG